From the Chloroflexia bacterium SDU3-3 genome, the window ACGTCGGTACATCTAAAAACCCATCAAGCCACTCAAATACAAGCTTACTTGTCTCCTTCGATCCATATGCACCAAATATCGCCTTAGTAGAATCTTCTCCGTATCTATTCACTGTTTTAATAAGTCCATCATAACCCTTATTCACCCAAGGCTCAGATTGCTTTTGAAGAAGCCGAAACGTCTTCTCAATTGTCTCATCCGAATATGACAACCGAAACCGCTGAATAGCCTGCTCAACAAAGGCCTCACCATTATGATGAATAGCCCATCCAAGACCATTCACACTCTCTTTCGACCACTTATTGCCAAATTGCTTATAGAGTAGCGTCGCTTTCGCCGCATCAGGACAGTCAAGTGTGGCCGCAGCGAGCGGGCTACGAACCGGCGCTGCCAGCCCACGGGGCTTGAACGCCACACTCTGGGCAAAGCAGCCAGCTCCAGCATAGAACCACTCTGCATCAGGGCCAAGATCATCGGCGACTTTCGCCATCCCATCGGCCACATCATCGCTCAGCTCTACGCCATTGGCCACAAACCGATCCGCCAACCCATCCAGGTTGCGCAATGTCTCATCAGGCAGCGAGGAGCCAAGGCGATTGAGCACCCCACCAACAACGACACTGCCCTCATCAAATCCTATGTCTGTCAGCAGCTTCACGCCGCCGTGGTACACAAAGGACACGAAGCTCTCCCAGAGCTGCCCCGTCGCCTCGAAAATACGCATCAGAGCCGCCACCAGGCCATCCTTGGTCAGCAGGTCGCCGCCGATCTTGATGATGCGCGGTACAGAAACGCTCACCAGCTGGATCACCACCTGAAAAACCTTTGGCAGCGGCAGCGCATTCAGCGCATGGAGCATATCGGTAGTAGCCGTCGTGGCAGCCAAACACCAGGTAGCCATCGGCGGCGGCCAGCGCGGTGCGGATCTCCCCACGGGTAGGGTAGACCCACAGCTCCTCGCCGGTACTACGATTAAGGCAGGATATGCCATAGCTCGACGGCACATAGAGATATGCCCCACTCCCCAATGGTGGGGGACTCCATCGCAGTTAAAGTGCCCCCTGTTGTCAATTATCTATAATATCAATATCCTCAATCTTTTTGGTTTAGATTAAGTTGATATGAAGTATATCCCACACACAGCAGCGCACGATAGCTGGTGGCTACCGCGCGCTGCTGTATACAATCCTATTTTTCCACCCCAGCTACCGCACGATCAGCGGCAGGTAGATGCTGGTGGTATCGGGGCCAGGCGCAGGCGTCACCGTCGGCGCGGTGGTCGGCGTGGCCGTGCCAGGCGCGGCGGTGGCGGTCGGCGTAGCCGTGCCGGGCGCTCGCGTACTTGTCGGCGTGGCCGTGCGGGTCTTGGTCGGCGCCGCCGTAGTCGTCGCGGTCGGTGTCAGCGTCGCGGTCGGCGTGGCCGTGCTCGTCGCGGTCGGCGTCAGCGTCGGCGTGGCGGTGGCCATCAGCACTGTGATGGCGACGGTGGCCGGGCCGCCGGTCGCGCCCTTCGAGTCGACGGCGGTGTAGGTGAAGCTGTCGCTGCCGAAGAAACCGGCCTCGGGCGTGTAGGTGAACGAGCCGTCGGCCAGCAGGGCCAGCGTGCCGTGGGCCACATCGGTGGTGAGCGTGGCGGTGAGGGTGTCGGTGGCGTTGGGGTCGGTGTCGTTGGCCAGCACGCCGGGCGCGGGCACGGCCAGCACGCCGCCCTGGGCTGTGGTGTAGGCATCGTCGGCGGGCGTGGGGGCCAGGTTGGGCACGCAGGTGTAGACCAGCACGCTGTCCACGTACCAGCCGTCCAGGCCGCCGCAGCCGTCGTTGCCAAAGTCGAAGCGCAGCTTGATGCTGTCGCCCGCCGCCACGTTCAGCTTGGTCAGATCCACCTGCGACTGCCCCCACGACCCAAAGACCAGGCCGCCATCGCTGCCGCTGAAGGCCGCCTGGCTGGCCAGCGGGTCGGTGTTCTTGGGTGCGGCGGCCAGCGTGGTGTTGTAGGGGTTGAAGGTAAAGGCGCTGGCGGGCACCAGGGCGTACGCGCCGCCATTGATGCTGATCTTCAGGTTGCCGCCGTCGTACTTGTTCTCGCTGGCCACGTAGTGCTCGAAGGCCAGCTTGGGCGTCGCGCCCGCCGGGATGGTGATCGCGGGGCTTTCCATGGACTGCACGCCCGAGATATCGCCGTTGGGCACGCCGCACTGGCCGCCGGTCAGATCGACGGCGTAGGCCGCGCCGCCCGCCCTACCGCCGGGCAGCGTGGTGTCGGCCACCCAGTTCAGGCCCGGCCAGCCGGTGTACACGCCGGTGCTGGTCAGCGTCCACGCGCCCAGGCCCTGCTCGAAGTCCTCGGCGAAGATCGGCTCGGCGATCTGGTCGGGCGCGGCGCACAGGTCGGGGGCGTTGGGGTCGAGCAACGGGGTGAAGTTGCACTGGGTGGGCGCGGTGCGCAGCTCCACGGCCAGCGTCATCTTGGCCACCTGCTCGCAGTCGCTGGCGGTGATCAGCTCGGCGGACATGCCCGAGCCGCCGGGCGAGGTCGAGAGATCCTTCAGCGGCTGGCCGATCAGATCCTGGCACGACTGCTCCAGCGCATCGGCGTGCTCGGCGAAGCCGGTGACCGGGGTCTGGTAGGTGGTCTGGGCCTGCCAGTAGATGTGGGCGGCCTTCACCAGGCCCAGGCCCACCACGGTCTGGCCGTTGTAGCTGCCGCCATCTACCAGCAGCGCGTAGCCGTGGTTGGGCACCGCCGAGTTGGTGTGCACGCCGCCGCCATCGGCGGTATTGCAGTAGTAGTTGGCATCGGCCACGCGGCCCGGGTCGCCCAGGCAGTCGGGGTTCCACATGTCGCGCAGCGCCTTGTTGAACGCGGTCGCGTCCTCGCCCATCAGCCAGCGGTACGAGTCATCCGCCGGGCCGAACAGCCCAGCCTTCAGCGTGGCCTGCACCGTCTCGCCAGCAGCGATGGCGTTCTTGATCAGCTGGCCGTTCTCGTTCGAGATGCGCACCGAGGGGATGGTGATGTTCAGCACGATATTGTTCATATCATCCGCCGCCGAGGTGGCGCTGACGATAATCGCGCCGATGGCACCGGCGGTCTGGGCGGCGCGCACCTTCTTGGGGGCGTTGCACGCGGCGCTATCGTTCAGCAGGGCGATCTTGCCACTCACCGCCGCCGCGTTGGTGAGCGCGGTGCAGCCGGTGTTGTCGGCCCCATCCAGGCCGATCACCACCTGGCCCGAGACGCCCGCCGCGGTCAGCGCGGGGCCAAACAGGGCCTCGCCAGCGTGGCACTTGCCCGCGATCGAGGTGGGCGCGGTGATCTCCAGCATGGCCTCGGGCGCGTAGGCGTATGTCGAGCAGCCGCCATCGGCGCGCGCGCCAGCGGGCGAGTCGGTGCCGGTGCCGTTGATCAGGTCCACCGTCTCGCCCCAGATGTCCGAGTAGGACTCGTTCAGCGCGCCGGGCTGCCACTGGTAAACCAGGCCGTGGGTGTACTCGGTGAAGGCGTGGCCCCACTCGTGCGCCACCACATCGTCGCCGCTCACGCCGTCGCAGTAGTTGGTGGTGATGCCGTTCCAGTTGGCGTTGGGGCACTGGATCGTCGGGTCGTTGTTGACAGTGCGCAGCGAGGCCCCGTGGGCATCGTACGAGTCGCGCCCGAAGCTGTCGAGGAAGAAGTAGTAGGCGTCGCCGCTGGCGTTGATGATGCGCTGCTGATCAATGTTCAGCGTGCCGGGGAACTCCTGGCCCTCCTCCCAGACCTGGTGGTCAGTGTCCTGCTCGTAGAACACGCGGTGCAGGCCGCTCTCGATATCGGTGTAGCGGTTGAGCACCTTGCCCACGTTGGCCTGTATGTACACCCGCTCGCGCACGCTGCCGCCGTTCGTCACCGTCACCTCGTAGGCCAGCTGGCTGCTGCCTTCGGCATCGCGCACCAGGCCGGTGCGGTAGATGTAGAGGTCGGCGGCGGCGGGCCACAGGTCGGCGGGCTGCAGCGTGGCGGGCTGGCCCGCGCTGTCGGCGGGCGGGTCGGCCAGCACCTCGCGCACGGCCACGGCCCCGGCCTGCGCTGCGCTCAGCCTGGGCGTCACATCCAGCGCCGCCGTGGGCGCGGCCACACCCGCCACAGCGGTGAGCGCCTGCCCCGCGTCGAAGCGGGCCACCAGCATGCCGCCGAACACCGGCACGCCCTGGTAGACCTGGCGGAAGATCACGCGGCCCCCGCCGTAGGCGTCGCGCTCCACCCCGATCGGCAGCAGCTCCTGCGCGGGGCTGGCGATGCCGAACAGCCCGGCGTAGCTGGCCATGAAGCTGCTGGCCTTGGCCGCCATACCGCCCTTGGCCTGCGGCAGCAGGTCGCCCCCGGCAGGCACGCGCACCATGCTGGCCACGCCCGTAGCGCGCTTGAGGCTCACGCGCACGTCGCCCCTGGCCTGGGCGCGCAGCTGGCCCAGCAGCCCAGGGCCAGCTGGCTCGGCCTGGGCCGGGGCCAGCTGGGGCTGCCGCGCCGCCAGCGCGGGCGACACCACGCCCAGCAGCGCGCACAGCGCAGCGAGCGATACGAGCATTCGCAGTGTTAGATTCATGCCGATGTCTCCTCCGCTTCTTTATGATCTGATAACTGGTCAGAAAAGAGCGTTCCTATGAATAAAGATGCTTTCCGAGAAAAATAGTACGAGTGGCAAAATACGCTCTTTTTCCTACATAACAAAATAGAGGTGTGCCATAGGCCACCCGTACCATCAGCGTACGATCACATCCACCGATCGCCGCACAACGTGGAAGATATCTATAGTTTAGGCGCTGGGATTGAGCTATGCGTGGTAGTATACACGGATTCTTCGGGCATATCGATAGATTCTGACGAATCATCACAAAGTGTAGGGATTCTCATACCATATCTCGGGCTTTCCCTCCATTACCAAATAGCAGAGGACAGCATCTCGCAGAACGAGCACCGCCGCCCAACATTGGTGAGCCGACCAGATCGGCGCTACAATAGGGGCGGCGGAGCCAAGCACAAGCAGAAAAGAGCGGCCATGCGAGCAAAGATACGCGGCACAGAGATCTACTTCGACATCGATGGCGCGGGCCTGGTGCCCGATGGGCCGACCATGCGCGAGAAGCCGGTGCTCTTCGCGCTGCACGGCGGCCCAGGCGGCGACCACACCGGCTACAAGGCGGCGCTGCCGCCGCTGACCGACAAGCTGCAGGTGGTCTACATCGACCACCGGGGGCAGGGGCGCTCGGCGCGCGGCCCGCAGGAGACCTACACGCTCGACAACAACGTGGAGGATGTGGAGGCGCTGCGGCAGCACCTGGGGCTGGGCAAGATCGCCGTGCTGGGCCTCTCGTACGGCGGCATGGTGGGGCTGGCCTACGCCGCCCGCTACCCCGAGAGCGTGTCGCACCTGATCGCGGGCGTCACCACGCCCGACCACCAGTTCCTGGCGCAGGCCCAGCGCATCCTGGCCGAGCGCGGCAGCGACGAGCAGCGGCGCGTGGCCGAGGCGCTGTGGGCGGGCAATTTCACCAGCGATGAGCAGCTGGCCGAGTACTTCGACGTGATGGGGCCGCTCTACTCGCGCAGCTTCGACCCGGCCAAGAGCGCCGAGAAGCGCGGGCGGCAGATCCTCTCGTACGAGGCGATCAACCAGGGCTTCGGCGGCTTCCTGCGCAGCTACGACATCACCGCCGAGCTGCCGAAGATCACCGCGCGCACCCTGGTGATCGGCGCGCGCCACGACTGGATCTGCCCGCCGGAGAACGCCGAGCGGATCGCCGCCGCCATCCCCCGCGCCGAGCTGCGCATCTTCGAGAACAGCGGCCACTCCATCCTGGCCGACGACCACGCGGCCTTCATCGACATCGTACGCGGTTTCCTGACGTACAACCCGTAGGCCTGTGCGTCTGGCGCCCCGGCGACCGTAGGCAATGCTTGTAGCGTTGCCCGGTCGCCGTTGCGCTGATGTACGATCATATCAAGACAGCAGACCACCTAATCGAAGTACCACGACAACCGCTCGCTTGGATCAGCTATCAGAAGAAGCCAACCTACGACAAAAACGATAATCAGTAGGGTTTGCCATCGCCATAGGTATACACGTCGGAGCACCAAAGAAAGAAAAGGAAAGGCAACTAACGCTATAAATGGCCATAGCAAAAGTGGTAAAGTGAGCATATAGAGAGCATCGCATATGCGGCAATCAGGGGCAATAAATTTCGGGTCATCAATACTTGGCTGAGGCCAATGGCCAATCAGAAATGCAGCACGCCAGGAAAAGACATATAAACAGCCTATGACCAAGAGTGGTGCTAGAGCAAAAGAATGATGCAGAGCAATGATCATCAAGCGTAACATATGCTCAATTTTGGACAATCTTTGTGTTTTAGATACAGAAGGTGGGGTAGTGGGATTAGAATTCATAAGAGAGTCCTTATAACAGCTTTTCGAATTGTGTCTAAAAAGCACTTCGGCATGATCATCATCCTTCAAGAGCGCATACGCTCAATCCAAATTCGTACTACTCGTACTTGCTGATCACATCGCCAGCCAAGCCAAAGCCCGCCACAATCGCCACCAGCGCTAGCGCCGCGCAGAGGATCGCCAGCCATCCCCCGCGCCGCCGGAATAGCGCCCGCAGCAGCACGCTCAGGCTGCTTATCGGCGCAACGATCATCACAGGCAATAGAACTAGCGCGTTTATCATATCTCCATGCTCCCAGCGGAACCCCGGCCACACATCGTGAAACAGCATGGGCCGCTGGGTAAAGCAGTGGCCCTCGCCCAGGCAGTACAGCCCGCTGGTATAGGCTGGCAGCACAAACCACAGCAGGTAAAACGTCATCATCGCCAGCATGCCACCGTAGTAAAGCTTCAGCATCGGGATGCGCAGCCACCCGCCGATCCCGCGTGCAACCCAATAGACCAGCAGATTGAAGCTGATGCTTATGAGGAATGGCATCGGCGTTATAGCCACAACGTTTGGTGTAGCCCACCATGTGATTGCAATCTCTGGTACCACAAAAAGAACGGTAGAAATAATGATGATACGCAGTGGCTCGCCCAGCCCCCGCAAGGCATGATCAAAACGGCGCGGCATGGCCGACGTTGGGAGATCGCGCATGTGGTTCACCTCAGCACCTATGCCCACGGCAGCGGCAGCGCGCTGGGGTGCCATGGGAAACTCAGTCGCATGGCGCTATGCTAGCGCGCAGATATCGCGGCAGCATCACGGCCATGTAACAGCTGTGTAAACATTTTTAGAAAATGATCTCTTGACTGGATTTGATTATTGGTATACATTGTGGCCAGAGGAGGAGATGATGGCACGACTGCTACCCGAGGAGACGCGCGAGCTGCTGCTGGATCGCGCCGAGCACCGCTTCTGGACCTTTGGCTTCAAGAAGACCACTGTCGATGAGGTGGTGGCCGATGTGGGCATCAGCAAAGGGTCGTTTTACCAGTTCTTCGAGAGCAAAGACGATCTGATGCTGGCCACGATCGCCCGCTGGTACCAGCGAATCTTTGAGGAGCAGCAGTCGCTCATCAAGAATAGCCAGCTGCCCCCGGCGGAGAAGCTGCGCCACATCCTGATCGCCCCCATCCTGCGCACCTACCGCCAGTACGAGGCCCACCCCGAGGTGCAGGACATGATCATCATGGCGCACAACGCCCTGCCCACCACGCTGCAGTCGCTCATCCAGCAGCAGCTGGCGCTTGTCACAGGCGTGCTGGAGGAGGGACGAAAGAGCGGCCACTTTGCCTTCGCCGACGCGGCCCACACCGCGCAGGCGCTGCACCATATGACCCATGGCTTCTGGCCGCCCTACGCATGCGTCCAGGGTACCCAGGCCATCGAGCAGGCGCTGAACGACGTGCTCGATCTGGTGTTCCAGGGCCTGGCCGCGCCCGCCCGCTAGGCTTCCGCAAGCGCGCATCTGCCGCTCATTGCGAGATGACTAAAATACTTATTTAGTCATTTGTCACTATTAGTTCGCCACATGCCGCTTCTTGCCGTGAGGCTCGATCGAATCGCGGACTGAGCGAACCGCATAGATTCAGCAGAGAGGAGGGAGTCATGGGCTTTTTGTGATTTGACCAAAATACCGATATGGTCATTTGTTGAAAACGTGGCTTATATCAGAAAGAGAGGGAAGATCATGGATATCGCACTATGGGTCATACAGGGGCTGGTCGCGCTGACGTTTCTGATCGTAGGCGCGATGAAGGCCTTCATGCCGCTGGATCGGCTCGGCCAGATGTTCACGTGGGTGCCATCGTTCCCGGCCA encodes:
- a CDS encoding TetR/AcrR family transcriptional regulator codes for the protein MMARLLPEETRELLLDRAEHRFWTFGFKKTTVDEVVADVGISKGSFYQFFESKDDLMLATIARWYQRIFEEQQSLIKNSQLPPAEKLRHILIAPILRTYRQYEAHPEVQDMIIMAHNALPTTLQSLIQQQLALVTGVLEEGRKSGHFAFADAAHTAQALHHMTHGFWPPYACVQGTQAIEQALNDVLDLVFQGLAAPAR
- a CDS encoding alpha/beta fold hydrolase gives rise to the protein MRAKIRGTEIYFDIDGAGLVPDGPTMREKPVLFALHGGPGGDHTGYKAALPPLTDKLQVVYIDHRGQGRSARGPQETYTLDNNVEDVEALRQHLGLGKIAVLGLSYGGMVGLAYAARYPESVSHLIAGVTTPDHQFLAQAQRILAERGSDEQRRVAEALWAGNFTSDEQLAEYFDVMGPLYSRSFDPAKSAEKRGRQILSYEAINQGFGGFLRSYDITAELPKITARTLVIGARHDWICPPENAERIAAAIPRAELRIFENSGHSILADDHAAFIDIVRGFLTYNP
- a CDS encoding PQQ-binding-like beta-propeller repeat protein, coding for MRWSPPPLGSGAYLYVPSSYGISCLNRSTGEELWVYPTRGEIRTALAAADGYLVFGCHDGYYRYAPCAECAAAAKGFSGGDPAGERFCTAHHQDRRRPADQGWPGGGSDAYFRGDGAALGELRVLCVPRRREAADRHRI